Proteins encoded together in one Pseudomonas sp. Seg1 window:
- a CDS encoding acyl-protein synthase: MTHLPASDALCALPRPYCPDSVPCGLFDQAMAEISRFHCRHTPGYEGWLNANGLTVDDLDSLDDWSRLPPIFANFFKQRLLLSTTGEDALELTSSGTSGQQSRMRYDARSLAAAQFMVAQIFRHYGWDTPDTPCNYLLLSYEPQGRITLGTSFTDQFLCGFAPANRVVYALRNTGGGHQFDVFGVIQALQAFAEEGLPVRILGFPAFLWQTLQLMQATGAADLQLPAGSLAFFGGGWKTQAAQEIPRQQLYARIHRQLGIEKVRCRDGYGAVEHAVPYIECDHHHFHVPVYSKVLVRNPADFSLQPYGQQGLLGFVSPYISSSPGHAVVMSDLATLHPGASCGCGLASDWFELHGRAGTTPGRSCAMAASELLGGR, from the coding sequence ATGACTCACTTACCCGCGAGCGACGCGCTCTGCGCGTTGCCAAGGCCTTATTGCCCGGATTCCGTGCCCTGTGGTCTGTTTGACCAGGCCATGGCCGAAATCAGCCGGTTTCACTGCCGGCACACACCCGGTTATGAAGGCTGGCTGAACGCCAACGGCCTCACGGTAGACGATCTGGACAGCCTCGATGACTGGTCACGCCTGCCGCCAATCTTCGCCAATTTTTTCAAGCAGCGACTGCTGCTCAGCACCACCGGCGAAGACGCGCTGGAACTGACCTCTTCCGGCACCAGCGGTCAGCAAAGCCGCATGCGCTATGACGCGCGCAGTCTGGCAGCGGCGCAGTTCATGGTCGCGCAGATATTCCGGCACTACGGCTGGGACACCCCGGACACGCCCTGCAACTACTTGCTGCTGAGTTACGAGCCGCAAGGCCGGATCACCCTGGGCACCTCATTCACTGACCAGTTTCTCTGTGGTTTTGCCCCCGCCAACCGCGTGGTGTATGCCCTGCGCAATACCGGTGGCGGTCACCAATTCGATGTGTTCGGCGTGATCCAGGCCTTGCAGGCATTCGCCGAAGAAGGGCTGCCCGTGCGCATCCTCGGCTTCCCGGCATTTCTCTGGCAGACCCTGCAACTAATGCAGGCCACCGGCGCTGCGGATCTTCAGTTGCCCGCCGGCTCGCTGGCTTTTTTTGGTGGTGGCTGGAAAACCCAGGCCGCACAAGAAATTCCCCGACAGCAGTTATACGCACGCATCCACCGGCAACTGGGCATTGAAAAGGTCCGTTGTCGCGATGGCTACGGCGCTGTCGAGCACGCGGTGCCTTATATCGAATGTGACCACCATCACTTCCATGTCCCGGTTTATTCAAAGGTACTGGTGCGCAATCCGGCGGACTTTTCCCTGCAGCCTTATGGCCAGCAAGGCCTGCTCGGTTTTGTCTCGCCATATATCTCGTCGAGTCCCGGGCATGCGGTGGTGATGAGTGATCTGGCGACGCTGCACCCTGGCGCAAGCTGCGGTTGTGGATTGGCCAGCGACTGGTTTGAACTGCATGGCCGCGCGGGCACCACGCCGGGCAG